In the genome of Streptomyces aquilus, the window AGTCCGACCACCCAGCCGATCCCGGGCGCCAGCCCGATGCCCGCCGAAGCGGCCCCGAACCCGAGCATGCCGATCGCGTAGAGCCGCCGATGCCCGTACCGGTCCCCGAGACGCCCCGCGAACACCAACAACCCGGCCACGGCGATGAGATAGCCGGTGCTGGTCCACTGGACCTGCGCGTACGACGCCCCCAGGTCCTCTTGCAGGGTGGGCTGGGCGATAGTGAGGACGGTGCCGTCGAGGGCGACGATCACGGCACCGACGACACTGCTCGCGAGCGCGAGACGCGGGTTCATCCGCCCTCCCGACCGAGGTGTGCGTCGAGGGCCGACCGCAGCAGGGGTGTGAAGTCGTCTGCGCCCGTGGCCAGTTGGAGGCTGCCCCAGCCCCACAGCTGGGCGATGCCGTGCAGGTTCGCCCACAACGCCCCCGCGACCAGGCGGGCGTCCAGGTCGGGGCGGACGAGGCCGACCAGCTCCACCAGGCGCCCGAAGAGCGGCAGGCTGGTGTCCCGCAGGCCCAGATGGCCGCTCTCCAGCAGATCGTGACGGAACATCAGCTCGTACATGCCGGGGTTCTCCCGCGCGAACGCCAGGTAGGCGCCGGCGAGCCGGGTGAGCTGGGTGCGCGCGGTCGCCGTACCGTCACCGGCCACCGTCGCCACCCGCGCCGCCAGCTCACCGAAGCCGTGCCGCGCGATGGCGGACAGCAGCTCCAGATGGGTCGGGAAATAGCGGCGTGGCGCCCCGTGCGAGACGCCCGCCCGGCGGGCGATCTCCCGGAGCGTGAGCGCCTGGGCGCCCTCCCGGGCCACCAGCTCCACGCCGACCTCGACCAGCCGGGCCCGCAGCCCGGTCTCGGGTTCATGCATAGACAGTGTCTACCAGTAGAGGTAGACAGTGTCTACCAGGAATGGGCGCGGACGGTGGCGGGGTTGATCCGGGCATGACTCAGAACGCGCTGCTCCAGTTGCTCGGCACCGGACACGGCGGGGTGCTGGTCACCCTCAAACAGGACGGCCGGCCCCAGCTGTCGAACGTCACCCACGCCTACTACCCGGACGAGGGCGTCATCCGGGTGTCGATCACCGACGACCGCGCCAAGACCCGCAACCTGCGCCGCGACGCCCGGGCCTCGTACCACGTCACCAGCCCCGACCGGTGGGCGTACACGGTCGTCGAGGGCACGGCCGAGCTCTCCCCGGTGGCGAAGGACCCGTACGACGACACTGTGGAAGAGCTCGTCCGGCTGTACCGCGACGTCCAGGGCGAGCACCCCGACTGGGACGACTACCGGGCCGCGATGGTCCGCGACCGGCGGCTGGTGCTGCGGCTGAAGGTCGAGCGGGCGTACGGGATTCCGGCGGCGGTCGACCAGGGCTGAGGGCGCGGGCGGTGACGGACATCGGCCGCACCGCGCGCACCGGCCGCCCCTGAAATCGGCCGGGACGCACGGGGGCCACCCTCTCCGGCTGGTGACGTGTGCGGAGTGCCTGGCCGGCGCCGCACTTCACTCGTCGTAGGTGCCGATGGTCTTGCCGCGGGCGCCGCCTGTCAACGGGGCGATGCGGGCGAGGGTCGTACGACCGCGCGCGCGGGTCGTACGACCACGGGTGCAGGCCGGACGACCGATGGTCCGCACCGTCCCGGGTGCCTAGGCTTCCGAAGGTCAAGTCCACCGCGGGGAAAGAGACCACGATGCCCGTCAACGGCCGCAGCCACATCCGCCTCGCCCGCCCGTCCCGTGACCTCGCGGCGGCGGAGCGCTTCTGGGCGGACGGGCTCGGACTCTCCGTCGTCTGGCGTGCCGAGGGCGGCACGGAACCCGGCGAGCACGACCTGCTCATGCTCGGCTGGCCCGATGCCGACTGGCATCTGGAACTGGTCAACGAAGCGGCGCACCCGGTCGAACCACGGCCCACGGAGGAGGACCTCCTGGTGATCTACGTCGACGGCCCCGTCCCCGAGGACCTGGTGACCAGGCTCGAAGAGCACGGCGGCAAGCGGGTCTCCTCGCCGAACCCGTACTGGAACCAGTGGGGGGTCACGATCGAGGACCCGGACGGATACCGGCTGGTGCTGTGCGAGCGGGCGTGGTCCAACGCCTGAGAGGCCTCGCGCACGCCGGGCCCCCGGAGCCGTCGCGGCATCCGGGGACCCTGTGACTCCGAGGCGGTTCAGGCCGTCACGGTCGCCCGCTCGGCCGCCGTCTCCGGCGTGCGCTCGCCGAGCAGTTCCGTCGGGACCTTGTGGGTCTCGCGCGCCGAGAGCGCGGCGATGACCGGCGGCACGCACAGGGCCGCGGTGAACAGCGCCACCGAGAACCAGTCGTCGCCGTCCGGGCCGGCGATCTCCGCGGCGAAGGTCACCGCGAACCCGGCCACGGCGAAGCCGATCTGGGTGCCGATGGCCATGCCGGACAGCCGGACCCGGGTCGAGAACATCTCGCCGTAGAAGGACGGCCACACGCCGTTCGCCGCGCTGTAGACCACGCCGAAGGCGATGATGCCGAGCAGCAGGATCAGCGGGTAGTTGCCCGTGGAGATCGCCCAGAGGTACAGGAACATCGCGATCGCGCTGCCCGTCGCGCCGACCAGGTAGACGGGACGGCGGCCGATGCGGTCCGACAGCGTCGCCCACAGCGGGATCGCGGCCAGCGCGGCCAGGTTGGCCAGCGCGCCCACCCACAGCATCGAGGAACGGCTCATACCGACCGAGTCGCTCGTCGCGTAGGCCAGCGCCCAGACCGTGAAGATCGTCGAGACCGACGCGATGACCGCGCCCGCGATCACCCGCAGGACGTCCGCCCAGTGATGGCGCAGCAGGATCGCCAGCGGCATCTTCACGACGCCCTCGGTGACCGTCTGCTGCTC includes:
- a CDS encoding MFS transporter, giving the protein MSVPSPATAPPGQPNKAATAAWIGSALEYYDFFIYGSAAALIFPKVFFDESDPATATLLSLATFGVAYAARPVGALFLGHFGDKLGRKKIMVFTLILMGLSTFLIGCLPTRAQVGTLAPVLLVLCRVLQGISAAGEQASANSMTLEHAPPHRRGFFTSFTLSGTQGGQLLATLAFIPIAAMPEDQLLSWGWRVPFWLSIAVAVVGYFIRRNLAETPAFEQQTVTEGVVKMPLAILLRHHWADVLRVIAGAVIASVSTIFTVWALAYATSDSVGMSRSSMLWVGALANLAALAAIPLWATLSDRIGRRPVYLVGATGSAIAMFLYLWAISTGNYPLILLLGIIAFGVVYSAANGVWPSFYGEMFSTRVRLSGMAIGTQIGFAVAGFAVTFAAEIAGPDGDDWFSVALFTAALCVPPVIAALSARETHKVPTELLGERTPETAAERATVTA
- a CDS encoding VOC family protein, with translation MPVNGRSHIRLARPSRDLAAAERFWADGLGLSVVWRAEGGTEPGEHDLLMLGWPDADWHLELVNEAAHPVEPRPTEEDLLVIYVDGPVPEDLVTRLEEHGGKRVSSPNPYWNQWGVTIEDPDGYRLVLCERAWSNA
- a CDS encoding TetR/AcrR family transcriptional regulator, whose product is MHEPETGLRARLVEVGVELVAREGAQALTLREIARRAGVSHGAPRRYFPTHLELLSAIARHGFGELAARVATVAGDGTATARTQLTRLAGAYLAFARENPGMYELMFRHDLLESGHLGLRDTSLPLFGRLVELVGLVRPDLDARLVAGALWANLHGIAQLWGWGSLQLATGADDFTPLLRSALDAHLGREGG
- a CDS encoding PPOX class F420-dependent oxidoreductase; translated protein: MTQNALLQLLGTGHGGVLVTLKQDGRPQLSNVTHAYYPDEGVIRVSITDDRAKTRNLRRDARASYHVTSPDRWAYTVVEGTAELSPVAKDPYDDTVEELVRLYRDVQGEHPDWDDYRAAMVRDRRLVLRLKVERAYGIPAAVDQG